A section of the Rhipicephalus sanguineus isolate Rsan-2018 chromosome 11, BIME_Rsan_1.4, whole genome shotgun sequence genome encodes:
- the LOC119373475 gene encoding uncharacterized protein LOC119373475, whose protein sequence is MGVFQRGVSIYTSINDTYMQCATSRRTYLDLELKKASYVWELKGHGGSVKSNATFNLEEGEAVDTLNYYIDNDRTHVYTCHFFYTDYNTCVVLEMSFQGHNQCTLWVKPAVVDHVPGHCRKNYKKKCSVRFPTYDREQCKVN, encoded by the exons ATGGGCGTGTTCCAACGAGGGGTGAGTATTTACACTTCTATCAACGACACCTACATGCAGTGTGCGACTTCCCGTCGTACATACTTGGATCTTGAACTGAAGAAGGCCTCCTACGTCTGGGAACTGAAAGGTCATGGCGGTTCTGTCAA aagtaacgctaCGTTTAACTTGGAAGAAGGAGAGGCTGTTGACACGCTTAACTACTACATCGACAACG ATCGGACGCACGTTTACACTTGCCATTTCTTCTACACCGACTACAACACATGTGTGGTCCTTGAAATGTCTTTCCAGGGCCATAATC aatgcaCGCTGTGGGTGAAGCCCGCTGTCGTTGATCATGTTCCTGGACACTGCCGTAAAAACTACAAAAAGAAGTGCAGCGTCAGATTCCCGACGTATGATAGGGAACAGTGTAAGGTGAACTAA